From Candidatus Polarisedimenticolia bacterium, one genomic window encodes:
- a CDS encoding cyclic 2,3-diphosphoglycerate synthase, which yields MSARRVLIMGAAGRDFHNFNVAFRDRDDVEVVGFTATQIPNIDNRSYPASLAGRLYPKGIPIFPESELATKIRELKVDEVIFAYSDVSHEYVMRRASLALASGADFRLMGADATMLKASVPVVSICAVRTGSGKSQTTRRVCRKLAAKGRKVVAVRHPMPYGDLERQRVQRFARLEDLDAANCTIEEREEYEPHLKSGTIIYAGVDYEQILRQAEREADVVVWDGGNNDLPFYRADLEIVVADPLRPGHELSYHPGTTNLYRAGCIVINKIDAASAENVARVRESIRQINPRATVIEAASPLTVEDPAAIAGKRVLVVEDGPTLTHGEMKFGAGVAAARKFGAASLVDPRPFAVGSIRKTFEDYPEIGVLLPAVGYGDAQMADLRATIDAADCDLVIIATPIDLRRAIRMSKPALRVTYELQEIGKPDLDDVLSRF from the coding sequence ATGAGCGCGCGCAGGGTCCTGATCATGGGGGCCGCCGGCAGGGACTTCCACAATTTCAACGTCGCTTTCCGGGATCGGGACGACGTGGAGGTCGTGGGGTTCACCGCGACGCAGATTCCCAACATCGACAACCGCAGCTATCCCGCCTCCCTGGCGGGCCGGCTCTACCCCAAGGGGATTCCGATATTCCCGGAGTCGGAGCTGGCGACGAAAATCCGCGAATTGAAGGTGGACGAGGTGATCTTCGCCTACTCCGACGTGAGCCACGAGTACGTGATGCGGCGGGCGTCGTTGGCGCTCGCCTCGGGAGCCGATTTCCGCCTCATGGGGGCGGACGCGACCATGCTCAAGGCGAGCGTCCCCGTGGTCTCCATCTGCGCCGTGCGGACCGGCAGCGGCAAGAGCCAGACGACGCGCCGGGTCTGCCGCAAGCTCGCCGCCAAGGGGCGCAAGGTGGTGGCGGTCCGCCACCCGATGCCCTACGGTGATCTGGAGCGCCAGCGGGTGCAGCGCTTCGCGCGCCTGGAGGACCTGGACGCCGCGAACTGCACCATCGAGGAGCGCGAGGAGTACGAGCCGCACCTCAAGAGTGGCACGATCATCTACGCCGGCGTCGACTACGAGCAGATTCTCCGGCAGGCGGAGCGCGAGGCGGACGTCGTGGTGTGGGACGGCGGCAACAACGACCTGCCTTTCTACCGCGCCGATCTCGAGATCGTGGTCGCCGATCCGCTGCGGCCGGGGCACGAGCTCTCCTACCACCCGGGGACCACCAATCTCTACCGGGCGGGCTGCATCGTCATCAACAAGATCGACGCGGCCTCCGCCGAGAACGTGGCCAGGGTGCGCGAGAGCATCCGGCAAATCAACCCTCGCGCGACGGTGATCGAGGCCGCCTCCCCTCTGACGGTCGAGGATCCCGCGGCCATTGCCGGCAAGCGCGTGCTGGTGGTGGAGGACGGTCCGACGCTGACCCACGGCGAGATGAAATTCGGGGCCGGGGTGGCGGCGGCGCGCAAGTTCGGGGCGGCGAGCCTCGTCGATCCGAGGCCTTTCGCTGTGGGCAGCATCCGCAAGACTTTCGAGGACTACCCGGAGATCGGGGTGCTGCTTCCCGCGGTCGGCTATGGTGACGCCCAGATGGCCGACCTGCGGGCGACCATCGACGCGGCCGACTGCGATCTGGTGATCATCGCCACGCCCATCGACCTGCGCCGCGCCATCCGGATGAGCAAGCCTGCCCTGCGGGTCACCTATGAGCTGCAGGAGATCGGCAAGCCCGATCTGGACGACGTCCTGTCCAGGTTCTAG